The Solea senegalensis isolate Sse05_10M linkage group LG11, IFAPA_SoseM_1, whole genome shotgun sequence genomic interval tgttcttcttctcatgCACCTTCCCACTTCTTTGGCTGACCAGCTTTGTCGTCTTGGTGCCACTGGTGGGGTTGAGTCCAATGAAACATCTGAAATCACAAAATCACATGAAaagaaacttcatgaaaaaacTGCGCTGACAGCTGCTCCACAAAAAAGAGCAGAATACCAGGTTGTTCGAGACAAGCTAATCATTTGCCCATCCAATatgaaaaactgcaaaacatCAAAAAACTGAAATTAGGCTGTTAATAATTTTTCATTATAATTTCAGTTGTGCTGTCCAGGCAAGCTGAACCAGGAAGTGGCTCTATAATGCAATGACTAATACAGTGGAAATGTCATAAGGGATAGTTTGGAGTTCTTGTCACAAGATTGTATGAGTTACTGACCAGTAGTAATATAGTTGCAACAACATAACCTCAGGAAGCAGGTACTCTGGTTGGAGATTTCCCGACTGGTGCAGGCTTGGAAGGACAACAATGgcatcaaacaaaacacaccaatataaaaacattggaactattttgtttgtgaaaaataGTCTGGATACGCACTGGAGCCTTTTTAAATATCACACCACCTCGCAGGCCACCTAGAGGCTCCACTGCGTAGTTATACTGCAATTCTGTAACAAACTTAATTGTTCCAAAATAAGGAGTGGTCTGAGGGTACCATAAAgcaggtaagaaaaaaaaaatcactacaTTTTCAGTTAATATGTATTCTGTTGTGGATTACTAAACAAATGTTTGGCATGTTTGTCGTGGTTTAAAATGTTCTTCAGTAGTTGTCCCAttttgttatatgttatatgttgctgttgctgttgggCTGGTCGGGAGAGCTCCAATTAAAGGACTCTATGCCCAGGGTTACGTCCATGCAACCTATCACTACTGGTTGGTAACTCGTACATACATTTATACTTGTGCCATACACTCCATTATAATGTGCAGCATGTCCCTGGCTTGAGAATGGTCTTAATACTCATGATGACAAACTTTACAGAATAATGATCCACCAGAATTCTACTTCAAGCACAAAGTTACCTTTGAATGAATTCCAGTGTGCAAGATGCTTGCTCCTGGTACACCAGATTAAAGTTGTAATAGCTTGAAAAGAATGCTGCCATTCCAGCCACGAAGTTGGAATGTGGAGGCACAACCACCTGACCCTCGATGCTCAGCATCCATTGAGTTGCTGTGAGCACTTCAcctaaacataaataaacatatagtttatatgtaaatgttttatctgTTGCCTTCcacataaacatgttaaaaCTATTAAACTAATATGTGTCCTTCATATATTCTCAGTCTTTGCAATGCTTtacaacagatttaaaaaaacaaactgtatacACTACCTAAGACAATTAGTCTCGGAGAGTCAGGAAGCGGTAGTGTTCTTTCGATGTCAGCTGCTGTTGCTAACTtctaaaagacaagaaaaaatacattaaaaactgACATAGTCATTGCCCTTAGCTCAACAGTTGAGGGTAACAAGATCATACCTGTAAGAGCCAAAGTCATCATAACAtactttattattgttgatGATAATTGTTGACTAATTGTACCTTTTATGCTGTTAGCTGCTGATGTATTACTAGGCCTTTAGTGGTAAAGTGCACCTCCTCGTGTCAGTCAGATGTAAAAAGTTGATTAGTCAGCAGTTGTGACGGAAGGAAGAGGCCTTACAGTTAGTTTGGCTCAATACAGCTTTTTTGACTGTTAATTAGGAATATTTTGGATTACctttctgtgaaatatttttttggaTACTTTCTTGGATTATAATTTTGTTCTACATAAGGATTCTACTTTGTAAGATACATTTTTGCTCTGTAAAAATTAAGTATTATTAATTTCTTCTTGGAGAGACAAGTAAAGTCAAATCTTCTTCTGattgtgtggctttgtgagtAACCCTTCAATTTGAGATGGATGCACAGTGGAATGTTAAGAAATAGAAACGTGACAAACTAATGTCAAATAGGTAACTTAGTGGCTCAAACTGACATGATAAAATTGCCACTTCAATACCAATATCATTTTCAAAAGCTTCAAACTATAATAATTTCACACTTACATCTGCCTGCAAAACGAGTCCCTCAGGGTTCTCTCTGAAGTGTGCCATAAGTAGGAGGATCACACATGGGCATGGATCACACATTTCTTCTCTGTTGTACTTCACCAGGATGCGCTCTACCTCATCTGCATTAGTCCCCGCTGGCTTCTGCTGGAAAAACTGAAGGATCAGCTTCCCTTTTTCTTCCATAACCTGCTCCATTTTATCCAGGATGCCAATGTCTGTGAGTAATTTGAAATGGCTGTACAGCTCTTTTGGTGTAAAAAGATATGGCCACTCATTCTTCAGCTCAGCAATCGAAGGGGGTGGGCTGGCATTGATGGTTTTTCTTTGGAGGTAGTAGGTTGTTTTCATTAACTGAGTCAAAAGTCCTCTCTCTGCACCAGCTGGCCCCTCAACGCAGTAGAGGTCTTTCATTtccctctgcttctctttgAGACTCTCTTCAGATTCCCCCGGTGGACATTCAGGCTGCCATCTCACGCAGCCATATTGGTCAGCTGGTCCTCTAGCTGTGTCTGCAGGTGAATTTGAGACCCTTCTCTGTTTCCTTCGTCTGGAGAGAGCACTTCCACGATTAACATGTTCTACTCGTGTTTTTAGTTGAGTCGAAAGGGATCCATAGCCACTACCAATTACAGTACCATCTCTCATGACATCTGCAAAGCATTTGGGATGCTGCTTTACAATCATCTTGGCCACTGTCAGGCACTGAGATTTTGATGGATTTAATTCAGTCAGCCTCATTTCATCAACAATGATTCGTACCATTTCCCTGCGGTATTTAGCAGACGTTTCTCCTGTGCAATGGCGGCTGTGATACTAGCAGGCATTCTGTTCCAAGGAACATTGAAGTTTTCAGGCCAGGCACTTAAATTCACAGTCATTCTGGAGCTATTACTGCTTGACAGACTTGGAAGGCTGGAGGTTGATTCAGAAGATGGAGGATCATCTGTAGTGGTACTGTAGAATATGTCAGAAGGCGCTACAGGAGTCAGTGtcaaacatgttgtttgttctacaaagagaaaataatccagTTGTTATAGCACCACTTAATATCTACAAACAATGAAATCCATTTCAGTAAAGTTATTTGTGACAtgttaaatgtgacaaattacATAACATGTATAGTGTATCACAGTAAACAGCCTATAATTTTAAGCAATTAGCTTTTCTTCATAAACATTATCTAAGACATACCTTTGGTTTGCCACGCATTGAGAAGCCTCCGACACTGGATAGTTGTAATGTTGGCAGGGAGATCCTCCTCTTTGATGAACTGCAGGTCAGATTTGGATTCCACTCCAATGCTTGCCAACTTGTTCAGGAGGGACTGTACTTTATCCTCTGGTAGGCTAGGTAATACCACCAACACAGCTTGCCTTATGTCCTCCCCTAGTGCTGACATGTCAGTAGATATCTGGAAGGGAGTGGTGAAATATAATCTCCACTGTGCCATTCAGCTTGTACCCCATTAATGGATAATAATCAAGGAGGTCTTCTTGCTTGACACACATGTAGTTGGACTCCTGGACTACCTCTGTTAGACTGTGAATACCCAAATCAGTAAGGGCCACAGCCTGCTGCTTTCCcacaacaaagaagacaaaatcGCTACGATGGATCAGAATCAGTTTAATCTCACCCATGTGAAGGCCCTCATCATCTCGTCCTAGAACAACATGCATTCCTTTTTTGTACTTTGTCCCTTTGACAGTGACAGCATTAGTGGCTACAGTAGTGTCATGTGTGAAGCTAAATGGTGCAGTTGCAACCTTGATGCTCTCATTATAGTCACCAGCATAGAATTCAGTTCCTTTTTCAACCTGGATGACAGGAGGGAAAAGACTGCCAGCAGCTAGGTATGCTTGAAGGAGCTGGTGTCGCTCTGCTAGAGTAGCACACAGGTTCTTAAAGTTGTGCAGTTTTCTGGCACACTGTTTGAAGAAAGTATGCTTACTTTCAAATCTCAAAGTCCAAAGACGGATGAGAGGTCCAAACTGAAGAATAAGCACAGGATAGTGACAGAGGTAATGGTGCTTTGGTTTAAGGGGATGGTGTGGAAACAGCTCCACTCTGGACTGGATGTATTCCTCGATGAGAACATTCAAGTAGGCAATTTGATCGGCAGTAATTGCTGGTGCACATACATGAGCAACTATCTCTCTCATGAGCAAAATCAACTTCCAAACACAATTTTCGCAAGGATTCTTGATCCTGTCCCCAATTAACAGAGGCAGTACTCTCAACAGGCACCAATTCTGGACAGCATGACCACTTAACTTCTCACTACCTGGACTGAACTCAGGAGGTTTGTCATTTGCTTCATTTCCAAGGTAGGTAAACTGACTTATACTTCTGTTCAAATCTACATAAGTGAACTGTTTTTCCTGGTTTACCAAGTGGTTGATGCACAACGCCATGTCAAAAGAAACAATACCCTCAAAAAGGTCATGTCCGAGACATGGCGGAAGACCAGGCTGGCAAACATGAAAGTAGCGTAGCTGGTTGAATATGGAGTCCAATTTTATGCCACACACTGAGTCGGTGTTCCTTGCTCCTACTTATTGTACATGCTGCTGATATGACTGTTTTGTTCTCTTTGAACCAGTGGATAATGGACTCAACTGAAAAGTTTGTCTGTCTATATCACAAAACCTACAAAAAAAGGTACTCTTGCTGAAATTTTCCACAAAGCCTCCAATACTATGAGAACCAAGATTATCTCCAGCTATAGCACATACAGAACCTCTAATAACTTTGCCATCCCTCAAAACAATACCACTGTCCTCTAGATCTTTGAGATCTTTTATCAATGGACTGAAAATCATTTCCTGTCCGAAAAACTTGAAGTCTTGTTCCCTGCAGAGAAGAACAAGCTGCATGTGATCAATATTTGATCTGTTGTAGGGCAAAATGTTACCAAGCGTAAGATACACTGCCAGTACCTTGTGTTTTTTTCGCCCTGATCCTAGCGGATTGACGACCTCAAAAGCATCTTGATAAAGGATTAAGGCTAACGATGATGTTTCAGTTTTAAGTAAGATGTTGTCAGTAGTATTCTGTCCATCCCATACATCCTCGAACACATCACGGGTAGAGAGGTGTGAATGGGCCTTTTCATACTGCTTTTTGAAGGCTTCAGATCGAAAGAGAGAAGTAAGAGTTTCCTTTATTGGCACATACTGTGCAAAGCATTGTTTTCCTGAGTCATTTGTACCTAGATACAAAGGTAGAGGTTCAACATAATAGAAgctgtttttaaacactgaCTTGCGACGCTGATCTGTACGTAAAATGTTGTTGCCCTTTTTTAATATATCACCTTTTGTGAGCTCCTCAATCACATTTGTAATGGTCATATCAGCCACCCCAAGCACAGACAATTTCTCTTTTAGTTTTGAAAAGAGATGCAACTGTGCAACATCATGAACTTCTTGGACCTCTTCAATGATAGTCTGAATTACTGATGCTGGTAAAAGCAGCTTAGCCTGAagcttcaaataaaacaaagacaagttCTTCAAAAAGAGGTCTTCATCCACACTATCATAAAGTTCTCCTGTCTCTGGCTGTTCATCATCCTCAATGTGAGAGGTGGAGGGCTGACTCACAGGTTGAGACAGGTTTTCAGACTGTGCTTCTTGGGATGGGTGTTGAAACACCGCCTCATGTTCAGCCaaactgtttttgtgtattCTCGAAATGTGAGATGCAAATGTGGATTTTACACCAAATGTTTTCTCACAACCCCTAAAAGGACACGTTATTTTCCTTCCCTCTTGTATATGGCCTTTCAAATGACTAAGGAAATCCTTCAGATTTGTGAATGTAATCTGACAAAATTCAACCTGACAAATCTGTGTTGTGCCAATTTGTTCGCCTGTAGCACTGCTGTGAGATTTATACCCCTTATGATCTCTATATAGATGAGACTTGAAGGCTGCAAATTTTCTGAATGCACGGGTACAATCAGGTATACCACAGGTAAAAGGGCAGTTTGGTGCATTACTGTGAAGTTTCATATGATGAGTAAAACCTATTATAGTTTTACTCTCATGGGCACACTGTTTGCAGTGATACATTTCTGggctaagaaaagcaaaaagggaagaaaaaagaattaaagTTAATAAGGTTGTAtgtccaaaacaacaacaacacaaaaacaatgagcaCAGTCAGGGCTTTCGACCAGAAACTActtggttaggtttaggcaacAAAACTACTACCCACACCCCAACTGTTCTGCAGAGTGCAGCAAGGCTATCAAAAGTAGTTTACTTGAGCTAACTAAACTGATAAATTAGCATAGAGCTAATGCTTAATCCCAAATGTGTCAGATGCCACAGAAAATGATTACACAGTCAGACACAATGACATAAATAACAGAATGTTTTTACCTGAAAATCGTCTTCACTGATGTCTGTTGGTAATCACTGTGCCTTAAGCGGTGGTGCAGCGGTTTCCTCTGCACCTAACGTTAGCTAAATGATGCAAATACGTAGACTATAATGGAGGTTTTCTCCGGCAGTGGGAAACAGTTTAATACTTAATTGGCCTCTTCATcagtcattaaaaatgtaaattaactCATCAAAGAGACTTTTCACAATTTACACAGTTCTTATGATAAATTTGGCACCATGTTTCACAAACCTCAAACATTAACGTTATGTTAAGTTACACTGAAGTTTATTTAACTTAACATTGGTTCACAGGAGAGCTGGTAAAGTTAAAATCCAGCCGAAATTAAAACTCTTTCTTTATGAGTCATACAAAGTCATACgttatgatttatgttttgattTATAAGTTATCTGTTAAATTGACCATTATGTTAACGGAGTCTGGAATGTAGCTGTCactgtagtattattattattatgagtggTAGTAGGCCCACTATTATCATCACTAGGCTATTGCTTTCTATacgattattatattatattatataaatatatgatattattcTCGAGGACAATCTTTGCAATAGCCAAGTTCCTATATATGTACCAAAAGTGTTGCACACAACCCTCAAACTCGATTTAACATGCATTCATGCCTATGTTGTGCAATATCCCGGTAAACCTCTATTTTGGATTTTGAATTTTTTCCGTTTTTCCGATTTTTTGGTGACTCTGGTTCTAAGGACCGGGCCGATCGCCGCTCTCTGCCCGAGGATAAGCGCCTATTTTCGGATACATCAGGGGCGATTTCAACGGGCCATATCTCGGtcatttcttcacatttttGGATGAAATCAGCGGTATTATGTTCCTCTATGTCCTCGAATAAAGCCGTGGGATGTtggattttgatttttttccgtTTTTCCGACTTTTTGCGCCCAGTGACTCTGGTTCTTAGGACCGGGCCGAACGCCGCTCTCTGCCCGAGGATGAGCGTCTATTTTCGGATTCATCAGGAGCCTACTCGCGCACCCCCGGGAGAGTGTCCGCGCCCCCCACCGGTCGAGAACTACTGCATTAGGTCATTATTTTAACTATTGTATTGTAACATTAGTTGTAACTAATGCATGTTACGCTAGCTAGCTTTAGCTGAATCAGTTAACGTTAACTAATTAATATTTGCTTAAAAAAATGGTGCAGACTGAATTTTTCTAACAGTTAACGTCAGGTTCAAAACACGGATTAGCTAAAATAATGCGTTCGCCTGCGATTGCTTTTCTGGAATGTTCTCTGAAAACTCTCTAGCTAACTTTCTTTGAGGACATGCAAACCATAACTTACACGGTCAACTTTACGTTATGTTAACTAACAGTTAACAAGttgaatcacattttaattatgtAGGATATATATGTTAAACTTACGTTTTATGGAGTGTTTGAACACTGCTTGCTCCTCTGCTTCATCTTTGCACGTGCTGCTCTTTCAATGTAATGCAATCCGATATCAACAGTATTTAACCGTAATACGCATCATCTACAGTCAGAATACAATTTGCCTGTCATTTTACAATATGTTACAGTGGAAAAATGCTGTCAGCTACTGTAATTATTTTGGACCCATGATGCATTGTGGTCTACAGTTATACTTTGTAAAATGACAGAACAAGAAGTTACTGTATAATTTTACTGTATAAATTACAGCAATTTGTTACAGTGAGAGTGTCCTTGGCCGAAGGTCGATGATCGATTTTGTGATCATTTTATCTGATCTCGGgtgaagagaggggcagagctgtcaactgatcaccatctggtggtgagttgggtcagaggatgggggaggaCTCTGGATAGACCTGGTAAACCCAAACATGTGCGGATGAACTGGGAACGTCTGGAGGATGCCCCTGTCCAAGAGGCCTTCAACTCTCACCTCCGGCGGAGCTTTTCCTGTATCCCTGTGGAGGCTGGGGACATTGAACCTGAGtgggcagtgttcaaagactCTATTGTGAAAGCTGTAGTGGAGAGCTGTGGCTCCAGGGCTTTAGGTGCCTCAAGGGGCGGTAACCCTCGAACATCGTGGTGGACACTGATGGTCAGGGAAGCTGTCCGACTGAAGAAGGAGTGTTTCCGGGATATTTTATCCCTGAGACAGTTGTAAGGTATCGACAGGCCCGAAGGgcggcagcctctgctgtggcagCCGCAAAGCAGCGGGTATGGGAGAAGTTcggagaggacatggagaaggactATCGGTCGGCACCAAGGCGTTTCTGGAAAACCATTCAGggcctcaggaggggaaagcGGGGGACCATCCAAGCTGTGTACAGTAAGGATGGGACACTGTTGACCTCGACTGAGGAGGTAACCGGACGGTGGAAGGAGCACTTTTAGGAACTCCTGAATCCGACATCTGCACcctctgtggtggaggcagagagggaggctgATTGGGGATCATCGTCAATCTCCctgaggtggttaaacaactccgcagtggcaaggccccaggggttgatgagatccgcccagaaatgctgaaggctctgggtgtggaggggctgtcttggatgacacgtctcttcaacattgcgtgGAGGTCGGGGTTAGTGCCGAAGGAGTCGCAAACTGGAGTGGAGTGGAAAAGGTCCCCATTTTCAAAAAGGGggacctgagagtgtgtgccaattaccggggcatcacacttctcagcctccctggtaaggtttactccaaggttctggaaaggagggttcgaccggtagtcgaacctcggattcaagaggaacaatgcggattccgtcctggtcgtggaacaacggaccagctctttattcttgcagggatcctggagggggcctgggagtacgcccatccggtctacatgtgttttgtggacctggagaaggtgtatgatcgggttcccagggagatactgtgggaggtgctgcgggagtatggggtgaggggggcactacttagggccatccaatccctatacgcccaaagtatgagctgtgtcaggattctcggcactaaatcaggcctgtttcctgtgggtgttggccttcgccagggctgcgctctatcaccaatcctgtttgtgattttcatggacaggatatcgaggcgtagtcgtgggggagagggttgtggtttggcgggcttgagatcacgtcgctgctttttgcagatgatgtggtcctcatggcttcgtcggcctgcgaccttcagcgctcactggatcggttcgtggccgagtgtgaagcggtcgggatgaggatcagcacctctaagtctaaggccatggctcttagcaggaaaccggtggattgccttctccgggtaAGGCATGAatccttgccccaggtgaaggagttcaagtatctggGGGTCTTGTTCAtgagtgaggggacgagggagccgGAGATGGGCCAGAGAATCGGAGcggctggtgcggtactgcattcGCTTTGCCGCACGGTTGTGGcaaaaagggagctgagccggaaggcaaagctcagtcttcgttcctatcctcacctatggtcatgaaggttgggtcatgaccgaaagaacaagatcgcgggtacaagcggccgaaatgggattcctcaggagagtggctggcttttcccttagagatagggtgagaagctcggtcatccggggggagctcggagtagaaccgctgctccttcacgttgaaaggagccagttgaggtggttcgggcatctggtgaggatgcctcctgggcgcctcccgAGGGAGGTATATCAGGCACGTCCAactgggaggaggcctcggggtagaccgaggacaaggtggagagattacatctccactctggcctgggaacgcctcgggatccctcagtcggagctggtcaatgcggctcaggaaaaggaagtttggggtcccttgctgaaactgctgcccccgcgacccggccccggataagcggaggatgatgatgatgatgatgatgatgatgatgatgatgatgatgatgatgatgtttctctGATGTCCAGGTCTGGACAGTCCTCTAGTGTAACAGTTGCAGTTTCAGGACTCCCATCAAGCAGGACATGAACAACCGCAGGGCTGAGTCCCAGTAAGCATGGTCCTCCATGAAGAAAGGAGTGGCCTACCATTCTCCCCGCCACCATGAACATATCACTTTCCATGAGAAAGTGAGAGGCTCTCCTTCAAAAAGCTGTGTAACATTTGAGTTTGCTGTTGAAgatattaaaaacatgaatttagaacaacaaaaaagtaataggcTTCCTTTCAGAGTACAAAGACATGCAGGTTAAAAGATATTATAGATTAAGAAGAATCCTTTGAACTTTCATGGTAAAGCAAACCAATTAAAATACCACAAACTACtatggacagaaaataaaaaaaaatatggctaTACagcttaaagtggacatattataccctatttcccacattaaaatagttccctggtgtcctaatgaacatgtcagtgacatgctttggttaaaataccataaggatgaagaatcatagtagttcaataaccctgctaaacccgcccctttcagaacgctcggttttcgtgcatggtccctttatatgcaaatgagacacaggcaaacacacacccacttcttccaggtggtttctgatttgtcctctttacagcgctttacagctctattcgtctccccctccctccactagctctctgacaatatcaacatgtcagcgagagtgccgtcacaggaagagatgtcctacataaggatcgagccgaacactgtccaactgtaaatcagttaaaaacacttaggaacagaagatcagtggtgacacagagagtgcagcaccgctgatcgccaccgcggatcgccagcggcgcgctgaataaactgtatgttgctgtatcagaccggagactgtgctccggagacctcaccaccgctgaccagctcccgtgctccggcgagctggcgatcagcggtgtgttcgtgtgcatgtgtgttcgTGTAAACTTCAGACACTGTGCTCCGGATGACCGACTGAACCACCGCTGGTGGCGTCGGTTACACGGTGAGTGCCAGAACTCGCCGGAGCACCGCACatcactctctgtgtctgatcgccagctcgccggagcaccggagctggtcagtggtggtgaggtctccggagcacagtctccggtctgatacagcaacatacagtttattcagcgcgccgctggcgatcagcggtggcgatcagctgatcgccagcggcagtttaggctatcggtgacacagagagtgtagcaccgctgcacagagagtgcagcacctgatcgtcagcggcgagctgcataaacagctgctttatgtgattgtatcagactgagtctgtgctccggtcaaccgctggccacagtctgatgtgaagtggtgcgaacacaggaacacacgattgctgactttatccggcacattagcttcatatataaaatcctctgtaaaacactgtgctccactgtgcagccaccaacagcacacttgtcccgccaCGTTGACATTatagcgctcttcctccctcgcctgcactctcgcagggacaaggtggagctaaggtggagcttgcgaagtaaacgtactggtggggcggtaacatttgcggtgaaatgcgcatgctgacgtcataagcgcagggaattcaacatcgagcgttttatcgcctatacttacactaagcggaaccacgaaaacatgactgagtattgtttttccacactttggcgactggtagggcccccagagtcccaaatatcagtattaaaatggttaaaaagttgattttgcataatatgtcccctttaaaatatATGCCTTTATATACATAACAAAATTGATGCAAAACACTGAGCTCAGTTTTTCCATGCATGTTGAGAAAAAAGCGAGTTACACCCTGTCCAATAGCAGTATCTCCTGTAACAGAATTAAAGGTTTGACAGAATAAAGACTAAAGACTTcaatagtttatttatttttggacaaCTGTAACTTGGAGCTACATTCAAGTTTGCAATTCAGGGGTCGTCCCCATTCCACATTAGGTTGCTTGTAGAAGGAGATTAGGGCCATGTCCTGTTCAGCAGGGCTTTTTCTGATGTCCATGCTGAGAAGTAAGGGACTCTCTGTTTCATGAATTCTTAGTAAACTGTTAGCTCACTGAGATATGGCCTTGGTGGGGTCACTGACAGTTAACCAGTctaatgagaaaaaataaaaacgtgactgtttcattatttatgtttgacTGTCAAgatagcaaaaaaaacaatgtaacattcAATTGACAAGTTAAAGCCACCAAGCCACCAACTTAATATTAATtggctatatatacatatgaacaTGTGCTTGCCAAGCAGTGATGGTCAAAGTACACAACACCATTACTTGAgtcaaaataaagacatttctggccaaattaacaataataatggcAAAGTAATCAATTCATAGTCAAAGTCAAGAGTAGACCATCTTCATGAATGCTAATTTTCCAGCATTATAACAGTGTATCTTCCTTAACTTTCCTATGTCACTAATAGGCCTGGACAGCACCTACCATCTGTAACAGTTGCAGATGTTCTGGATGGTCCAGGCATTGCTGCTTGCTATTCCTCAATTATAATGGTTTCATGAATCACCTCTTTTCCTGCCCTATCCTCATAAAATGATTTGTGTTACAATTGTAcagcatgaaaaacaaagagtaaaaCCATTTTGGTTTagagaaaaaacattaacaataaaaattaaATGGATACCTTTCCACACATGAGGAAGCGTGTACCACAAGAATGT includes:
- the LOC122776903 gene encoding uncharacterized protein LOC122776903, coding for MSALGEDIRQAVLVVLPSLPEDKVQSLLNKLASIGVESKSDLQFIKEEDLPANITTIQCRRLLNAWQTKGETSAKYRREMVRIIVDEMRLTELNPSKSQCLTVAKMIVKQHPKCFADVMRDGTVIGSGYGSLSTQLKTRVEHVNRGSALSRRRKQRRVSNSPADTARGPADQYGCVRWQPECPPGESEESLKEKQREMKDLYCVEGPAGAERGLLTQLMKTTYYLQRKTINASPPPSIAELKNEWPYLFTPKELYSHFKLLTDIGILDKMEQVMEEKGKLILQFFQQKPAGTNADEVERILVKYNREEMCDPCPCVILLLMAHFRENPEGLVLQADKLATAADIERTLPLPDSPRLIVLGEVLTATQWMLSIEGQVVVPPHSNFVAGMAAFFSSYYNFNLVYQEQASCTLEFIQRCFIGLNPTSGTKTTKLVSQRSGKVHEKKNNSVNPHVSSLLRRLMDFEWL